From Echinicola jeungdonensis, the proteins below share one genomic window:
- a CDS encoding hydroxymethylglutaryl-CoA lyase, translating into MKIIECPRDAMQGRTEFIDTAIKAAYINQLLEVGFDTVDFGSFVSPKAMPQMRDTAELLDLLDLYHSKSKLLAIVANKRGAEDALDFEEIDYLGFPLSISETFQKRNTNKSISEALEIVEDIQNLCETKGRTLVTYLSMGFGNPYGEAFSTGIVAEFVGKLDELGIKIIALSDTIGVAEPELIEKLFLTNIQAYPDIEFGAHFHSRPETIAAKIEAGLKGGCQRFDGALKGFGGCPMAKDELVGNVATEEMIRVLEKNGYDLGLNKEELVEAMKLADFVFG; encoded by the coding sequence ATGAAGATCATCGAATGCCCAAGGGATGCCATGCAGGGGAGGACAGAATTTATTGATACCGCAATCAAGGCAGCTTATATCAACCAATTATTGGAAGTTGGTTTCGATACGGTGGATTTTGGAAGCTTTGTCAGTCCCAAGGCTATGCCCCAAATGCGGGATACGGCTGAGTTATTGGACCTATTGGACCTTTATCATTCCAAATCAAAACTCTTGGCTATTGTGGCCAATAAAAGGGGAGCTGAAGATGCTTTGGATTTTGAGGAAATTGATTATTTAGGTTTTCCTCTTTCCATTTCTGAAACCTTCCAAAAACGCAATACCAATAAAAGTATTTCTGAAGCTTTGGAAATAGTGGAGGATATTCAAAATCTATGTGAAACCAAGGGCAGGACCTTGGTGACTTATTTGAGCATGGGTTTTGGCAATCCCTATGGGGAAGCATTTTCAACAGGAATTGTGGCTGAATTTGTGGGGAAATTGGATGAGCTGGGTATCAAAATTATAGCCCTTTCTGATACTATTGGGGTAGCTGAACCTGAATTGATCGAAAAACTATTTTTAACTAATATTCAAGCCTATCCTGATATTGAATTTGGGGCACATTTCCACAGCCGTCCTGAAACAATTGCCGCAAAAATTGAAGCAGGGTTAAAAGGAGGCTGCCAAAGGTTTGATGGCGCACTCAAGGGATTTGGGGGATGCCCTATGGCCAAGGATGAATTGGTAGGTAACGTAGCTACAGAAGAAATGATCAGGGTGCTGGAAAAGAATGGTTATGATCTGGGCTTGAACAAGGAAGAGTTAGTGGAAGCGATGAAGTTGGCCGATTTTGTATTTGGGTGA
- a CDS encoding NAD(P)-dependent alcohol dehydrogenase, whose product MKAATHSQYGPPEVLKIVDIPQPQPKPGEILVRVKACTINRTDCANLLAKPFIMRFFNGLFSPRNPIPGTDFAGIVEDVGRNVKKFKVGERVFGFDDGGLSSQAEFLVISAKKAIHQIPSNCSFDTAIASVEGAHYALNFINKVKVKPGDKVLINGGTGAIGSALVQFSKNKGAILTAVCRAEHFEKMKILGADKVIDYTKEDFTEDNDLYEYIFDSVGKSTFFKCKKILKKTGTYISSELGPFVQNPFLSFATPLVKRKQVRFPIPFHPEKSLEQMAQLIQEGKFKPLIDRVYPLEKVKEAYEYVLTGQKVGNVILKMD is encoded by the coding sequence ATGAAAGCTGCTACCCATTCCCAATATGGCCCACCAGAAGTTTTAAAAATTGTTGATATCCCTCAACCACAACCTAAGCCTGGTGAAATTTTGGTTAGGGTAAAAGCCTGTACTATCAACAGGACTGATTGTGCCAACCTTTTGGCCAAACCTTTTATAATGAGGTTTTTTAACGGCCTTTTCTCACCCAGAAACCCTATTCCGGGAACTGACTTTGCTGGAATTGTTGAAGATGTGGGAAGGAATGTCAAAAAATTTAAAGTTGGAGAACGGGTTTTTGGTTTTGATGATGGCGGTCTATCCTCTCAAGCGGAATTCCTTGTGATTTCGGCAAAAAAAGCCATACACCAGATCCCTTCTAATTGTTCCTTTGATACTGCAATCGCCAGCGTGGAAGGGGCCCATTACGCTCTCAATTTTATCAATAAAGTAAAAGTCAAACCTGGTGACAAAGTTTTGATTAATGGCGGAACCGGAGCCATAGGATCAGCTTTGGTCCAATTTTCAAAAAATAAAGGAGCTATTTTAACTGCAGTATGCAGAGCGGAACATTTTGAAAAGATGAAAATTTTGGGAGCAGATAAGGTAATTGATTATACAAAAGAGGACTTCACAGAGGATAATGACCTTTATGAATATATTTTTGATTCAGTAGGAAAAAGCACTTTTTTTAAATGTAAAAAAATATTGAAAAAAACTGGTACCTACATTTCTTCTGAACTGGGGCCTTTTGTCCAAAACCCTTTCTTATCCTTTGCCACTCCTTTGGTGAAGAGAAAACAAGTCAGGTTTCCCATCCCTTTTCATCCGGAGAAAAGTCTTGAACAAATGGCCCAATTAATTCAAGAGGGAAAATTCAAACCTCTAATTGACCGTGTTTATCCTCTTGAAAAGGTCAAAGAAGCCTATGAATATGTTTTGACAGGACAAAAAGTAGGGAATGTTATTTTAAAAATGGATTAG
- a CDS encoding YybH family protein translates to MKKLTMILTLAAIPLLFASSISSCSEKAEESVEKVVEPTFDLATAKSEIVAANKEFMEALAAMDSVGLANLYTQDAKFMMTGAPAYTGRQDIQSALSDIMNSGITGVDLRTVEVWGTEDMVVEEGEYTLFAEDSEADKGKYLVLWKKENGNWKLHRDIFNSNMPAE, encoded by the coding sequence ATGAAAAAGTTAACAATGATTTTAACTCTTGCAGCCATTCCGTTATTGTTCGCCTCTTCTATCTCAAGTTGTAGTGAAAAAGCAGAAGAATCCGTAGAAAAAGTAGTTGAACCCACATTTGATCTGGCTACAGCCAAATCGGAAATTGTAGCTGCGAACAAGGAATTTATGGAGGCCCTTGCGGCAATGGACTCAGTGGGCTTAGCCAATTTATATACTCAAGATGCTAAGTTTATGATGACAGGTGCTCCCGCATATACCGGAAGGCAAGATATTCAGTCTGCTCTATCAGATATAATGAATTCAGGAATTACTGGTGTGGATCTTAGAACAGTTGAAGTTTGGGGAACAGAAGACATGGTTGTTGAAGAGGGAGAATACACTTTATTTGCCGAAGATTCAGAAGCAGATAAAGGAAAATATCTAGTACTCTGGAAAAAAGAAAATGGAAATTGGAAATTGCATAGAGATATTTTCAATTCAAATATGCCAGCAGAATAG
- a CDS encoding nuclear transport factor 2 family protein, with amino-acid sequence MDAKKVISTWFDLWKSGDFLKLPLSENFIHTSPYGTIKGKTRYLQLVEANKNKFLNHKFEIHDILHEKDKVCVRYTAIQENFRLEVSEWHYVKDGLIEKVIAYYNIPGEIREDRKINFLDK; translated from the coding sequence ATGGACGCCAAAAAAGTAATTTCCACTTGGTTTGACCTATGGAAGTCAGGGGATTTTTTAAAATTGCCTTTATCCGAAAATTTCATTCATACCAGCCCTTATGGCACCATTAAAGGCAAAACCCGCTACCTTCAATTGGTGGAAGCCAACAAGAACAAATTCCTCAATCACAAGTTTGAAATACATGATATCCTCCATGAGAAAGACAAGGTTTGTGTCCGTTATACAGCCATTCAGGAAAACTTTAGATTAGAAGTTAGCGAATGGCATTATGTAAAAGATGGCTTGATAGAAAAAGTGATAGCCTACTACAATATCCCAGGGGAAATCCGTGAAGACCGAAAAATTAATTTTTTAGATAAATAA
- a CDS encoding YfhO family protein encodes MQLNFKKEVLPHLIGVVSFYVLIVLYFSPIVFEGKTIFQNDILQWEGSAQEIQEFREETGEEALWTNSMFGGMPAYLINTEFPGDISRTVISILTFGLPHPINGLFIGMVGMYILLLVFKVRPEISVLGSWAFAFNTFHMLSLEAGHNSKIWAICLIPMILAGIHMAFRGKWLLGVAVTAIALMLQIRFNHLQITYYTLITVLIYAIGQLIHYIKQQKLPEFGKIAGILILGGLLAVGANAGRLLTVLEYGEYSIRGEKTLDTPNQGDSGLNKDYAFSWSQGKLESMTLLVPNFMGGASQETIGQDSHSAEALQKNGISGAQLNNFIKSAPTYWGDQPFTGGPIYGSVIMVFLFVIGLIYAPKRFRNIFLAITIISLMLSWGKNLAWFNFTLFDYLPGYNKFRAVSMALGITLFAIPVLGCLGLERLFADNNKKAKIKALLTALGITGGFTLLLIIFAGAFGFQGAADANFPAWLTEALREDRKVMLQKDAFRSLVFIVLSGFLIYLALIEKIKYQWAALGLAVLVLGDVWTINKRYLNEESLKTSPSKSYFAPSPADKKIMQDDGYFRVLNLQNTFKEARTSYRFNSIGGYHGAKMRRYQDLIDRILSKEINQFVQKAQEGNFDYESLSALNMLNTKYILAGQAANAVFQNPEAYGPAWFPQEVLPVQSNEEEINKLADMDTRQQATVNSEEFDAKAGKGTVELTQYAPNELHYQANVTKAGLVVFSEIYYPKGWKALIDGNEASIIRTNYLLRGLMVPEGEHEIKFKFEPKSFQQGSILAIISQYFIILMLLSGIVISFKKQD; translated from the coding sequence ATGCAACTCAACTTTAAAAAGGAAGTTTTGCCCCACCTAATTGGTGTGGTTTCTTTTTACGTTTTGATCGTTCTTTATTTCTCCCCCATAGTTTTTGAGGGGAAAACGATTTTCCAAAATGACATTCTTCAGTGGGAAGGTTCAGCCCAGGAAATCCAGGAATTCCGGGAGGAAACCGGAGAAGAAGCCCTATGGACCAACAGTATGTTTGGTGGAATGCCCGCCTATCTCATCAACACCGAATTTCCCGGGGACATTTCAAGAACGGTTATCAGCATTTTGACTTTTGGACTCCCTCATCCCATTAATGGCTTATTTATCGGCATGGTGGGCATGTATATTCTCCTATTAGTATTTAAAGTCAGACCTGAGATATCGGTGTTGGGTTCTTGGGCTTTTGCTTTTAACACTTTTCATATGCTTAGCCTTGAGGCGGGGCACAATTCAAAAATCTGGGCCATCTGCCTGATTCCAATGATTTTGGCAGGAATCCATATGGCATTCCGGGGGAAATGGCTTTTAGGAGTTGCAGTTACAGCCATTGCCCTCATGTTGCAGATCAGGTTCAACCACCTACAAATCACATATTATACCCTGATAACCGTGCTGATCTATGCCATTGGGCAATTAATCCATTATATCAAACAACAAAAATTACCAGAGTTTGGAAAAATTGCAGGTATCCTGATCCTCGGGGGCTTGTTAGCAGTTGGAGCCAATGCAGGTAGGTTGTTGACCGTTTTGGAATATGGTGAATACTCCATCAGGGGAGAAAAAACTTTGGATACCCCAAACCAGGGAGACAGCGGTTTGAATAAGGACTACGCCTTTAGCTGGTCCCAGGGAAAACTGGAATCTATGACCCTTTTGGTGCCTAATTTCATGGGGGGAGCAAGCCAGGAAACAATTGGACAAGATTCACACAGTGCGGAAGCCTTACAGAAAAATGGCATTTCAGGAGCCCAACTCAATAACTTTATCAAATCTGCCCCCACATATTGGGGGGATCAACCATTTACAGGTGGCCCCATTTATGGCAGTGTCATCATGGTCTTCCTTTTTGTAATCGGACTCATTTATGCCCCAAAAAGGTTTCGGAATATTTTCCTGGCCATCACCATCATTTCACTGATGCTTTCCTGGGGTAAAAACTTGGCCTGGTTTAACTTCACTCTATTTGACTACCTGCCTGGATATAATAAATTCCGTGCAGTATCCATGGCTTTAGGGATCACACTTTTTGCTATTCCAGTGCTTGGCTGTCTTGGATTGGAAAGGCTCTTTGCTGACAATAACAAAAAAGCAAAAATCAAAGCCTTATTAACTGCCCTCGGCATAACAGGTGGCTTCACCTTACTATTGATCATTTTTGCTGGTGCATTTGGTTTTCAGGGGGCTGCAGATGCTAATTTCCCTGCTTGGTTGACCGAAGCTTTAAGGGAAGACCGAAAGGTGATGTTGCAAAAGGATGCTTTCCGCAGTTTGGTGTTTATTGTACTTAGCGGATTTTTGATTTACCTGGCCTTAATTGAAAAAATAAAATACCAATGGGCTGCCTTAGGCTTGGCCGTATTAGTGTTAGGGGATGTATGGACCATCAATAAAAGATACCTGAATGAGGAAAGCCTAAAAACAAGTCCCAGCAAATCCTACTTTGCCCCAAGCCCCGCGGATAAAAAGATTATGCAGGATGACGGGTATTTTAGGGTTTTGAACCTTCAAAACACATTCAAGGAGGCAAGGACCAGTTACCGTTTTAATAGCATTGGAGGCTACCATGGGGCCAAAATGAGAAGATACCAAGACCTGATAGACAGAATCCTCAGCAAAGAAATCAACCAATTTGTTCAAAAAGCCCAGGAAGGAAATTTTGACTATGAAAGCCTTTCTGCCCTGAACATGTTGAACACCAAATATATTTTGGCTGGACAAGCCGCCAATGCTGTATTCCAAAACCCCGAAGCTTATGGTCCTGCCTGGTTCCCCCAAGAAGTCTTACCGGTACAATCCAATGAAGAAGAAATTAACAAATTGGCCGATATGGATACCCGGCAACAGGCAACTGTTAATTCAGAAGAGTTTGATGCCAAAGCAGGAAAAGGAACAGTGGAGTTGACCCAATATGCCCCTAATGAGCTGCATTATCAGGCAAATGTCACCAAAGCGGGATTAGTGGTATTTTCAGAAATTTATTATCCTAAGGGGTGGAAAGCCCTTATCGATGGTAATGAAGCATCCATTATACGTACCAATTATTTATTAAGAGGTTTGATGGTGCCGGAAGGGGAACATGAAATTAAATTTAAATTTGAGCCTAAGAGTTTTCAACAGGGATCCATCCTTGCCATCATCTCCCAATATTTTATTATATTAATGCTTCTTTCTGGAATTGTAATATCATTCAAAAAGCAGGATTAG
- a CDS encoding class I SAM-dependent methyltransferase — protein MEEKDKYISYYDQFISDKKKEEISLRDLHILEKLVAAGLKSNHKVLDVGCGLGELSHLIAHKVRNGQVLAVDFSSESIQKATELWKKQENLKFEATDLRTFYKKGATFDFFVFSDILEQNSPDSHFKLFESIQRHAHEHSTIFIHLPTPPYSAWKAQNDPEMLQAVEPSVNIGGLIKSIKDNGFYLEQATSYSVFYEEYDYQYFIFKPLKALENPTPKGKWTLQKEKLQFNLKTLLR, from the coding sequence ATGGAGGAAAAGGATAAATATATCAGCTATTATGACCAGTTTATTTCTGATAAGAAGAAGGAGGAAATTAGTCTCAGGGATCTTCATATCCTGGAGAAGCTGGTAGCTGCTGGATTAAAATCCAACCATAAGGTCTTGGATGTTGGCTGCGGACTGGGAGAATTGAGCCATTTGATAGCCCACAAAGTGAGAAATGGTCAGGTTTTGGCTGTAGATTTTAGCTCGGAGAGTATTCAAAAGGCAACAGAACTGTGGAAAAAACAGGAAAACCTGAAATTTGAAGCTACAGATTTAAGGACTTTTTATAAAAAAGGAGCCACTTTTGATTTCTTTGTTTTTTCAGATATTCTGGAACAAAACTCTCCTGACAGCCATTTCAAACTGTTTGAAAGCATCCAACGCCATGCCCATGAGCATTCCACCATCTTTATCCATTTACCAACCCCTCCCTACTCTGCCTGGAAAGCACAAAATGACCCGGAAATGCTACAAGCAGTTGAGCCTTCGGTCAATATTGGTGGATTAATTAAAAGTATTAAGGATAATGGTTTTTATCTGGAGCAGGCCACTTCTTATTCTGTGTTTTATGAGGAGTATGATTACCAATATTTTATTTTCAAACCATTAAAGGCATTGGAAAACCCCACACCTAAGGGAAAATGGACATTACAAAAAGAAAAACTCCAGTTCAACCTGAAGACCTTGCTGAGGTAA
- a CDS encoding glycosyltransferase family 2 protein, giving the protein MLKYSVIIPAHNEGEYLSGLLDSLAGQSLLPQQAIIVNDHSSDQTENIIDEYATKFPWISKVNSLTQASRLPGSKVVAAFEKGLEKIDQPFDFIVKLDADLILPPQYFEKVANVFKQNPKAGIVGGFAYELENDQWELNHPMGKDHVRGAFKSYSKSCFEKMNGLRCSIGWDTIDELLCRFHGFEVITLPELKVKHLRPTGSSYSKKAKYLQGQAMYKMRYGLGIAFLSMAKVSWKQKKPGYLLDSMLGYLMAWLKNTEKAVNSREGQFIRDYRWKNIFKKISGKSSEIS; this is encoded by the coding sequence ATGCTAAAATACAGTGTCATCATTCCTGCCCATAATGAGGGGGAATATTTATCTGGCCTTTTGGATTCTCTGGCTGGTCAAAGCTTATTACCCCAACAAGCCATTATTGTCAATGATCATTCCTCTGATCAAACAGAAAACATCATTGACGAGTATGCAACTAAATTTCCCTGGATTTCTAAGGTTAACAGCTTAACCCAGGCATCCCGATTGCCGGGAAGTAAGGTGGTGGCTGCATTTGAAAAAGGATTGGAAAAAATTGACCAGCCATTTGACTTTATAGTCAAACTCGATGCTGACTTAATCCTTCCCCCCCAATATTTTGAAAAGGTGGCCAATGTATTTAAACAAAATCCCAAAGCCGGTATTGTTGGTGGTTTTGCATATGAATTGGAAAATGACCAATGGGAGCTTAACCATCCCATGGGAAAAGACCATGTTCGGGGAGCCTTTAAATCTTATTCCAAGAGCTGTTTTGAGAAAATGAATGGATTGAGGTGCAGCATTGGATGGGACACCATCGATGAATTACTGTGCCGTTTTCATGGATTTGAGGTCATTACCCTTCCTGAATTAAAAGTAAAACACCTCCGCCCAACCGGAAGCTCTTATTCCAAAAAAGCCAAATACCTCCAAGGCCAGGCAATGTATAAAATGCGTTACGGATTGGGCATTGCTTTCCTCTCCATGGCCAAGGTCAGTTGGAAACAAAAAAAGCCGGGCTATCTTTTAGACAGCATGCTGGGTTACCTGATGGCTTGGCTTAAAAACACGGAAAAGGCTGTCAATTCCAGGGAAGGACAATTTATAAGGGATTACCGATGGAAAAACATCTTCAAAAAGATCAGTGGGAAATCATCTGAAATTTCCTAA
- a CDS encoding class I SAM-dependent methyltransferase — protein MENPIIQKLKKAQDHSILPRQNWKREKSDGISYIRYRAFRPLIKAVFHIFRWWNRPTPWFAPSAVNFLKNWLNKEMIGLEFGSGSSSKFFAQRIKKLVSVEHHQGWHQHVSKWFKENQLDNIEYKFIAENPELAPNSLPAFFNRLGLKNEDYRYKKEFWNYFHVADDYPDEHFDFILVDGRARVACLLNSLPKLKSGGLMILDNSDRPGYRLAFEVLKDWDRFTCTTGLSDTTFWIKP, from the coding sequence ATGGAAAACCCAATTATTCAAAAACTTAAAAAGGCCCAGGATCACAGTATTCTTCCCCGTCAAAACTGGAAGAGAGAAAAAAGTGATGGCATTTCCTATATTCGTTACCGGGCCTTCCGCCCCTTGATCAAAGCAGTTTTTCACATCTTCCGTTGGTGGAACAGGCCCACTCCCTGGTTTGCCCCCTCAGCTGTCAATTTTCTAAAAAACTGGCTAAATAAAGAAATGATCGGTCTGGAATTTGGAAGCGGCTCCAGTTCTAAGTTTTTTGCCCAAAGGATAAAAAAATTGGTCAGTGTTGAACATCACCAAGGTTGGCACCAACATGTATCAAAATGGTTTAAAGAGAACCAGTTGGATAATATTGAATATAAATTTATTGCCGAAAATCCTGAATTAGCCCCCAATTCTCTTCCAGCTTTTTTTAATAGATTGGGTCTTAAAAATGAGGATTATCGGTACAAAAAAGAATTTTGGAATTATTTTCATGTGGCCGATGATTACCCGGATGAACATTTTGATTTTATCTTGGTGGATGGCAGGGCAAGGGTTGCTTGCTTGCTTAATTCCCTGCCAAAATTAAAAAGCGGAGGCTTAATGATTTTAGATAATTCAGACCGTCCTGGTTACCGATTAGCATTTGAAGTCCTTAAGGATTGGGATAGGTTCACTTGTACAACTGGCCTTTCAGACACCACTTTTTGGATCAAACCATAA
- a CDS encoding lipopolysaccharide biosynthesis protein has protein sequence MGKIRKQSSQTTIIAYAGILIGFVGSALLRPKILTEGEIGLLQLVLNTTALFASIFTLGTNLTTLKMVPEFKHKPKKRKRFISFSLLVGLAGALLAIPAFLGLRNFIFQTNEGGLAGFDYNWTFFSGVLVVIAFRIFQFILDAYLRTNHQPLPGIIAESILQKFLPIIALVLLYIDWISFQQLVYFNLAIFILPVSISFILLNRSKAFRLGKPGPFTPYEKQKIAGISSSGILEILSGGLILYIDVYMVQWLLGEESVGVYTTLFFFGAVISVPAKALRRVSIVTISEHIAQRDYKSIQSIYQKSSQTLLVIGGLIFLGIWGNRYSVGEYLGESYAVALPVLLFIALAQLVDNITSVNYQIIAVSRHYYYNLFMGFLTLVLLIASNYLLIPKMGVSGAALASLISMGLINSLRYIFLKKRYNLTPFTWESIKTLAIIGIVWLIIDWIPDLENLYFNLLVKGTIVLALYLPFVYFTKCSPDVNIVMDKYLRKIGLKNQ, from the coding sequence ATGGGGAAAATCAGGAAACAATCATCTCAAACTACCATTATTGCCTATGCAGGGATTTTAATTGGCTTTGTAGGTTCTGCCCTTTTGCGACCTAAAATCCTGACCGAAGGAGAGATTGGCCTGTTACAACTGGTCCTAAACACCACAGCACTCTTTGCTTCCATTTTTACTTTAGGCACTAACCTTACCACACTAAAAATGGTGCCTGAATTTAAACACAAACCTAAAAAAAGAAAGCGGTTCATCTCCTTTTCTCTTTTGGTTGGTTTGGCTGGGGCATTATTGGCCATTCCTGCTTTCCTGGGGTTAAGGAACTTTATATTTCAAACAAATGAAGGTGGTTTGGCAGGCTTTGATTATAACTGGACTTTTTTTTCCGGCGTATTAGTAGTCATAGCATTTCGGATATTCCAGTTCATCTTGGATGCTTATCTTCGCACCAACCACCAGCCGCTTCCAGGAATTATTGCAGAAAGTATACTCCAAAAGTTCCTCCCCATAATTGCTTTGGTTTTACTCTATATTGATTGGATTAGCTTCCAACAATTGGTTTATTTTAACCTGGCCATATTTATCCTTCCGGTTTCAATTTCATTTATCCTATTAAACCGGTCAAAAGCTTTTCGCCTTGGAAAACCGGGGCCATTCACCCCTTATGAGAAACAAAAAATTGCAGGTATTTCCAGCTCCGGAATATTGGAAATCCTCAGCGGAGGATTGATCCTTTATATTGATGTTTATATGGTGCAATGGCTTCTTGGTGAAGAATCGGTGGGGGTTTATACAACCTTATTCTTTTTTGGTGCGGTGATCAGTGTGCCAGCAAAAGCCCTCAGAAGAGTTTCCATTGTTACAATTTCCGAACACATTGCCCAAAGGGATTACAAAAGCATTCAATCTATTTACCAAAAAAGCAGCCAGACCTTATTGGTCATTGGTGGTTTGATATTCTTGGGAATCTGGGGAAACCGATACAGTGTGGGAGAGTATCTTGGAGAAAGTTATGCTGTAGCCTTGCCTGTTTTGCTTTTTATTGCTCTTGCCCAGTTGGTGGATAATATTACTTCAGTCAACTATCAAATCATTGCCGTATCCAGACATTATTACTATAACCTGTTTATGGGCTTTTTGACTTTGGTCCTTTTAATTGCCTCCAATTACCTTTTAATTCCCAAAATGGGGGTATCTGGGGCTGCCCTGGCTTCCCTGATCAGCATGGGCTTGATAAATTCCCTACGATACATATTTCTGAAAAAAAGGTACAATTTGACCCCTTTTACCTGGGAAAGCATCAAAACCCTGGCTATCATTGGAATTGTTTGGCTAATCATAGATTGGATACCTGATCTTGAAAACCTTTATTTCAATCTACTAGTCAAAGGAACAATTGTTCTTGCACTTTACTTGCCATTTGTCTATTTCACCAAATGTTCCCCGGATGTGAATATTGTTATGGATAAGTATTTGAGAAAGATTGGTTTAAAGAATCAATAA
- a CDS encoding DUF302 domain-containing protein: protein MNYYYNKTLKNITFEKAIEKVTDALKSQGFGVLSDIDVKATFKKKLDVNFRNYRILGACNPNFAHQAISKEDKIGVFLPCNVVVQELDNGDVEVAAVDPVASMMAVENQDLGDVATKVKENLQKVVEEL from the coding sequence ATGAATTATTATTATAATAAAACCCTGAAAAATATCACCTTTGAAAAAGCCATTGAAAAAGTCACTGATGCATTGAAGTCCCAAGGATTTGGGGTGCTGTCTGATATTGATGTAAAAGCTACTTTTAAAAAGAAGCTTGATGTGAATTTTAGAAATTACCGAATTTTGGGCGCATGCAACCCTAATTTTGCTCACCAGGCCATTTCCAAAGAAGATAAAATAGGAGTGTTTTTGCCTTGCAATGTGGTGGTGCAGGAATTAGACAATGGTGATGTAGAAGTTGCTGCAGTGGATCCTGTAGCTTCTATGATGGCTGTGGAGAACCAGGACTTAGGTGATGTGGCAACTAAAGTGAAGGAAAATCTTCAAAAAGTGGTGGAAGAGCTGTAA
- a CDS encoding DegT/DnrJ/EryC1/StrS family aminotransferase: protein MKKPIPFLELTRMHEDLAEELKAKFDQGLKKGVFSGGEEVAQLENRMSNYLNVPNAIGCANGTDALELALRVLGIGAGDEVIVPALTWVSTAEVVKMVGAKVVFCEVDHYGLLDINQVAHLISPHTKAIISVHLYGKMVDMERLMKLAKNQGIEVIEDAAQAFGAFQNGKSAGCWGDIGCFSFYPTKNLGALGEAGLLTTQNDRLAYLLRLMINHGQFQRDNHELIGRNSRIDTLQAAFLNVKLDYFEAWQNRRKALAKLYLEHLQHLKGIQVDSGILTEDHNAHLLAIQTGERDELRTFLDKEGIGTAIHYPLEVPAIPAFGGEREFPMAHKIAQNTLSLPLHPYLKEEEVRRVCVEVSRFFGA from the coding sequence ATGAAAAAACCGATACCATTTCTTGAGCTTACCAGAATGCATGAGGATCTGGCCGAGGAGCTTAAAGCCAAATTTGATCAGGGATTAAAAAAAGGAGTTTTTTCCGGAGGGGAAGAGGTTGCTCAGCTGGAAAATCGGATGAGCAATTATTTGAATGTTCCTAATGCCATTGGCTGTGCCAATGGGACGGATGCTTTGGAATTGGCTTTAAGGGTGCTAGGAATTGGGGCAGGGGATGAGGTGATTGTCCCTGCATTGACCTGGGTGTCCACAGCTGAGGTGGTAAAAATGGTGGGTGCGAAAGTAGTTTTTTGTGAGGTGGACCATTATGGATTATTGGATATAAATCAAGTAGCCCATTTGATTTCACCACATACAAAAGCCATCATCTCTGTTCACCTATATGGGAAAATGGTTGATATGGAAAGGTTAATGAAATTGGCCAAAAACCAAGGCATTGAAGTAATTGAAGACGCAGCTCAGGCTTTTGGGGCTTTTCAAAATGGAAAAAGTGCTGGCTGCTGGGGAGATATAGGGTGCTTTAGCTTTTATCCTACCAAAAATTTAGGTGCTTTAGGTGAGGCGGGTTTATTGACTACCCAAAATGATCGTTTGGCTTATTTACTACGTTTAATGATCAATCATGGTCAATTTCAAAGAGATAACCATGAGTTAATAGGGAGAAATAGCCGTATCGATACATTGCAAGCGGCATTTTTAAATGTGAAATTGGATTATTTTGAAGCCTGGCAAAATAGAAGAAAAGCTTTGGCGAAATTGTATTTGGAGCACCTTCAGCACCTTAAAGGAATTCAAGTGGATAGTGGCATATTGACCGAGGATCATAATGCTCACCTTTTGGCCATCCAAACTGGTGAAAGGGATGAACTGAGGACTTTTTTAGACAAGGAAGGGATAGGTACAGCCATTCATTATCCATTGGAAGTGCCTGCTATACCTGCATTTGGCGGTGAAAGGGAATTCCCCATGGCCCATAAAATAGCTCAAAACACCCTTTCCCTACCTTTGCACCCTTATTTAAAAGAGGAAGAGGTCAGGAGGGTATGTGTAGAGGTTAGTAGGTTTTTTGGTGCGTAG